A window from Mus caroli chromosome 2, CAROLI_EIJ_v1.1, whole genome shotgun sequence encodes these proteins:
- the C2H20orf173 gene encoding uncharacterized protein C20orf173 homolog isoform X2 — protein MEHCWVFWGLVLWMIAPCLDLTHDLAPQQEWTYMGMNSVSKHGTVWKKPSGVTPNSLLHHFDFHCVSCAMLGNSGFSNINQLFYMAFRTNQASNHSQTAGPFICPRNASHQGFWGQHWLLQLADLVPQVTRFWRMV, from the exons ATGGAGCACTGCTGGGTCTTCTGGGGCCTTGTCTTGTGGATGATTGCTCCCTGCCTGGACCTGACACATGATTTGGCACCCCAGCAAGAATGGACATACATG GGCATGAACTCAGTGAGCAAGCATGGGACAGTGTGGAAGAAGCCATCCGGAGTGACTCCCAATTCTCTCCTGCACCATTTTGATTTCCACTGTGTGTCCTGTGCCATGCTGGGGAATTCTGGCTTCAGCAATATCAACCAGTTATTCTACATGGCTTTCAG GACGAATCAGGCCTCCAACCACAGCCAAACAGCAGGACCCTTCATCTGTCCCAGGAACGCCAGTCACCAGGGTTTCTGGGGGCAGCACTGGTTACTGCAGCTTGCTGATCTGGTGCCCCAAGTGACACG ATTTTGGAGGATGGTCTGA
- the C2H20orf173 gene encoding uncharacterized protein C20orf173 homolog isoform X1 has protein sequence MEHCWVFWGLVLWMIAPCLDLTHDLAPQQEWTYMVPQQCNWFCFKFGKHGCPSKSPNCSTCHHTAREACYEKFMGYWRTKALWWLGMNSVSKHGTVWKKPSGVTPNSLLHHFDFHCVSCAMLGNSGFSNINQLFYMAFRTNQASNHSQTAGPFICPRNASHQGFWGQHWLLQLADLVPQVTRFWRMV, from the exons ATGGAGCACTGCTGGGTCTTCTGGGGCCTTGTCTTGTGGATGATTGCTCCCTGCCTGGACCTGACACATGATTTGGCACCCCAGCAAGAATGGACATACATGGTACCACAGCAATGTAACTGGTTCTGCTTCAAATTTGGAAAGCATGGCTGCCCTTCAAAAAGCCCCAACTGTTCCACCTGCCACCACACAGCTAGGGAAGCATGTTATGAGAAGTTCATGGGATACTGGAGGACAAAAGCTCTCTGGTGGCTG GGCATGAACTCAGTGAGCAAGCATGGGACAGTGTGGAAGAAGCCATCCGGAGTGACTCCCAATTCTCTCCTGCACCATTTTGATTTCCACTGTGTGTCCTGTGCCATGCTGGGGAATTCTGGCTTCAGCAATATCAACCAGTTATTCTACATGGCTTTCAG GACGAATCAGGCCTCCAACCACAGCCAAACAGCAGGACCCTTCATCTGTCCCAGGAACGCCAGTCACCAGGGTTTCTGGGGGCAGCACTGGTTACTGCAGCTTGCTGATCTGGTGCCCCAAGTGACACG ATTTTGGAGGATGGTCTGA